One segment of Clostridia bacterium DNA contains the following:
- a CDS encoding TlpA disulfide reductase family protein — MFRYRIHLKGVAAIVAASLLTIILASWAAAAPIGQMTGKSVGALKLKDINGKVIDTGRDPAPVVLLDFWQTTCSPCHSLAPHLQALYAKYASKGLLVVGVSLGDTVSKVRDYAKGKGLTYSMVVDYGTLANSFGVRFTPTVVIIDRGGVVRLVQEGFGDGLGIEAAIEKVVRDLLAVK, encoded by the coding sequence ATGTTTAGATACCGCATACACCTAAAGGGTGTAGCTGCGATAGTTGCTGCCTCGCTTCTGACCATCATCCTTGCTTCATGGGCGGCAGCCGCTCCCATCGGCCAGATGACCGGAAAGTCAGTGGGCGCCCTGAAGCTCAAGGACATAAATGGCAAGGTAATCGACACAGGCCGGGATCCAGCTCCCGTAGTCCTCTTGGACTTCTGGCAGACCACATGCTCTCCGTGCCATAGCCTTGCTCCGCACCTACAGGCGCTCTACGCCAAGTATGCCTCCAAAGGCCTGCTTGTTGTGGGAGTGTCGTTGGGAGACACTGTCTCGAAGGTTCGCGACTACGCGAAAGGGAAAGGCCTGACCTACAGCATGGTAGTGGATTACGGCACTCTCGCGAACAGCTTTGGGGTTAGGTTCACCCCAACCGTGGTGATCATCGATAGGGGAGGCGTCGTTCGCCTCGTTCAGGAGGGCTTCGGCGACGGACTCGGCATTGAGGCTGCCATCGAGAAGGTCGTGCGGGACCTTCTCGCAGTGAAATGA